The sequence below is a genomic window from Cedecea neteri.
TCGAAACGCGCCGCGTAAGCCTGGTGCTACGCAAAAAAGACCTCGCGCTGGTCAATATCGAAGCCGTGGCGTAACGGCGGGGAAACGTTCGCGTTTTTTGCACATTCAACGAAGTTCACGAATAAAATGAAAAACTTAACCATAGGTTTAATCGGCAATCCTAACTCGGGTAAAACCACGTTATTCAACCAGCTGACGGGGGCTCGTCAGCGCGTGGGGAACTGGGCAGGTGTCACCGTAGAACGCAAAGAAGGTCAGTTTTCCACCCTTGAGCACCAGGTCACGCTGGTTGATTTACCCGGTACCTACTCACTCACCACCATTTCGTCGCAAACTTCGCTTGATGAGCAAATCGCCTGTCACTACATCCTGAGCGGCGATGCCGATCTGTTAATCAACGTAGTGGATGCGTCTAACCTTGAGCGTAACCTCTACCTGACGCTCCAGTTGCTGGAGCTGGGCATCCCGTGCGTGGTGGCTCTGAACATGCTGGACATCGCCGAGAAGCAGGCGATCCGCATCGATATCGATGCGCTGGCTGCCCGCCTTGGTTGCCCTGTCGTGCCGCTGGTGTCTACTCGCGGGCGCGGTATTGAAAGCCTGAAGCTCGCCATTGACCGCAAGCAGCCCAACGAGAAAAACGAGCTGGTTCACTATCCGCAGATTTTGCTGCAAGAGGCAAAAAAACTGGCCGAGGATATGCCGCAGGAAATGCCGGTGACGCAGCGCCGTTGGCTGGCGCTGCAGATGCTGGAAGGGGATATCTACAGCCTCGCTTATGCGGGCAATGCCACAGACAAACTTGACGCGGCGCGCGCGCGCCTGGCAGAGACCGTTGAGGACCCCGCGCTGCTGATCGCAGATGCCCGTTACCAAAGCATCGCCTCCATTTGCGACGCGGTTAGCAATAGCCTGACCGCCGAACCCAATCGGCTGACAGTAGCGATGGATAAAATCATCCTCAATCGTTACCTCGGCCTGCCGATCTTCATGCTGGTGATGTACCTGATGTTCCTGCTGGCGATTAACATTGGCGGCGCGCTGCAGCCCATTTTTGATGGCGGCTCGGTGGCGATATTCATTCACGGCATCCAGTGGCTCGGTTATACGCTGCACTTCCCTGAATGGCTGACGATTTTCCTCGCTCAGGGGATCGGCGGCGGGATCAATACCGTGCTGCCGCTGGTGCCACAAATCGGCATGATGTACCTGTTCCTGTCTTTCCTGGAAGATTCCGGCTATATGGCTCGCGCGGCCTTTGTGATGGATCGCCTGATGCAGTCGCTTGGGTTACCGGGTAAATCCTTCGTACCGCTGATTGTCGGCTTCGGCTGCAACGTGCCTTCGGTCATGGGCGCCCGCACGCTTGATGCGCCGCGCGAAAGGCTGATGACCATCATGATGGCGCCGTTTATGTCCTGCGGTGCGCGCCTGGCGATTTTCGCGGTGTTTGCCGCCGCATTCTTTGGCCAGCAGGGCGCGCTGGTGGTGTTCTCGCTGTATATTCTCGGCATCGTGATGGCTATTCTCACCGGCCTGATGCTGAAGCACACCATCATGCGCGGCGAAGCTTCGCCGTTCGTCATGGAGCTGCCGGTTTACCACGTCCCACATCTCAAGAGCCTGATTTTACAAACCTGGCAGCGCCTGAAAGGCTTTGTGCTGCGCGCCGGGAAGGTCATCGTGATCGTCAGTATTTTCATCGGCGCCCTGAACAGCTTCTCCTTTAGCGGCAAGACGGTAGATAGCATCAACGATTCCGCCCTTGCCTCTGTCAGCCGCGTGTTAACCCCTCTGCTGAAGCCAATTGGTGTCCACGATGACAACTGGCAGGCCACCGTCGGGCTGTTTACCGGCGCGATGGCCAAAGAAGTGGTGGTCGGCACGCTGAATACCCTCTATACCGCCGAAGATATCCATAATGATGAGTTTGATGCCGCAAGCTTTAACCTGCTTGATGAGCTGGGCGCTGCCGCCGATGAAACCTGGCAGGGGCTAAAAAACACTTTCAGCCTGAGCGTGCTGGCGAACCCCATTGAAGCCAGCAAAGGCGACGGCGAAATGTCCTCCGGGCCGATGGGCGTGATGAGCAGCAAGTTTGGTAGCGAAGCCGCCGCCTACAGCTATCTGATTTTCGTTCTGCTCTATATTCCGTGCATCTCGGTGATGGGCGCCATCGCCCGTGAATCGAGCCGGGGCTGGATGACGTTTTCCGTGCTGTGGGGGCTGAACATTGCCTATTCACTCTCCACGCTTTACTACCAGAGCGTCACCTTCAGCGAGCATCCTCAGTTCAGCCTGGTTTGCATCCTGGCGGTGATATTGTTCAATGTGCTGTTACTTGGCGGCCTGCGCCGGGCTCGTAGCCGCGTTGATGTCTCACTACTGGCCACCAGAAAAACGCCGTCGTCCTGCTGCCAGAGCAGCACCGGCGACTGTCACTAAGGAGCAATGATGGCAAGCCTGATTGATATCCGTAACGCCCTGGCGCTTCAGGGCCGCCTGGAAGCGAAGCAGATAAGCCAGCAGCTTGCCACGCCTCTGCCGTTGGTAGCCGCCATGCTCGATCGACTGGAGGCAATGGGCAAAGCCATGCGCATCAGCGAAGACCCGAGCAGTTGCCTGACGGGAAGCTGCAAAAGCTGTCCGGAAGGGAAAAAGTGCGCCCGGGAACTTTGGGCGCTGCGGTAAGTTAATCTGATGAAAGGCGAGCTATCCCGCCTTTTTACTGCCCGTCAGCTATGCCGTTGTTGCCCCCAGGCCAGCAGAGCCTGACAGAATTCGGCCGGATGAGAGATAAACGGCGCGTGGGCGGCCTTGTCGAAGATAACCGAGCTGGACTGCGGCCACAGGACGTCCAGCAGGGGAACTACTTTCCGGGGCACAAGCCCGTCCAGTCGGCCATACAGACGTAAATGTGGTATTGCAGAATGCGAAAACTCCTGGCGCAGATCGGCGGTTCTTAGGATCTCAAGCCCGCCATTAAGCACGGCCACGTCCGGCATCGGCTGCTCCAGAACAACGGTTTTCAGCAGGCGAGCATCCTGCCGCGCGGTTTCCGTGCCCAGGGTTTGAAGCGCCAGAAAACGCTCCACGGTACGCTGAAAATCTTCGCTTAGCTGCTGCTGGAACCCGGCCAGCACGTCCGGTTTAATGCCCGGCCAGTCTTCTGCGGCGGTAAAACAGGGTGAGGAAGCCACCGTCACCAGCGCGCTCACGCGTTCAGGCCTGGCGAGCGCAGCCTGGCTTGCTACCAGCCCACCGAGGCTCCAGCCAAGCCATGTGGCACATTCAGGCGCTTTAGCCAGCACAATGTCGGCCATTTCCTCCAGCGTTAAGGCACCAAATCCCTTGCTCCGGCCATACCCCGGCAAGTCGACCAGATGCAGCCGAAATTGCGAGCCGAGTTCGGATTCTATGTTGTGCCAAACCTCCGCATTCAGTCCCCATCCGTGCAGCAGCACAAGATCGCGTTTTCCTTCACCTTTTGTTTGCCACCACAGCTCACTCATCAGTTACCGTTCTCATTTTCATCAGCAAGGAGAACGCTATGCTAACAATCCCTGGCCGCTGTTGGCTATGCCGGTTACCGCTTGCCCGTCCGACATGGGGTATTTGCTCCTGCTGCACCACTTCGCTGCTTCAGCCCCTGGCCTGTTGTTTGCAGTGTGGTTTACCGGCGTTGAGCGGGCATTTGCCCTGCGGACGCTGTCTGCAAAGAGCACCAGAGTGGGACACAATGGCCTATGTGACAGACTACCTGCCGCCGTTAAGCACGCTGATTCATCACCTGAAATTTACCGGAACGCCCTCGCTCGCGCCGGCCTTAGCCCGCCTTTTGCTGCTGCGTATTCTGGCAGCCAGGCGAGAGGGCAGCCTTCAATTGCCCGATGCTATTTTGAGTGTGCCACTGCACCATACCCGAGCGTGGCGGCGCGGTTATAACCAAAGCGCACTTATTGCTACTCCACTCTCACACTGGTTGGGTCTGGAGCATTATCCCTCTGCAATCAAACGCATACGCTCATCGCCAGCCCAACATACGTTGACGGCAAAGGAAAGAAAGAGGAATTTGAAAGGCATCTTTAGGGTTGAAATTCCCGTCGCGGGTCGCCATATGGCGATTGTGGATGATGTCGTGACGACGGGTAGTACTGTTGCGGAGATAGCGCGATTGCTGAAAAGGCAGGGCGCGGCGACTGTCCAGGTATGGTGCCTGTGTCGAACCTTGTAGACCCTCGACGATGGGCGTATTATAACCGACTAAAATAGTCAACTATTGAGCAATCGTTATGATCCGTATTTCCGATGCTGCACAATCCCACTTTGCCAAGCTGCTGGCAAATCAGGAAGAAGGGACGCAAATCCGCGTATTCGTAATCAATCCTGGCACCCCGAATGCGGAGTGTGGTGTGTCTTATTGTCCGCCGGATGCGGTTGAAGCGACCGACACGGCGCTGCCGTTCGAGCAGTTAACGGCTTATGTTGATGAGCTGAGCGCACCTTATCTGGAAGATGCCGAAATCGACTTCGTCACCGACCAGCTCGGTTCCCAGCTGACGCTGAAAGCGCCTAACGCAAAAATGCGTAAGGTTTCTGACGACGCGCCGCTGATGGAGCGCGTTGAGTATATGCTGCAG
It includes:
- the feoB gene encoding Fe(2+) transporter permease subunit FeoB, with amino-acid sequence MKNLTIGLIGNPNSGKTTLFNQLTGARQRVGNWAGVTVERKEGQFSTLEHQVTLVDLPGTYSLTTISSQTSLDEQIACHYILSGDADLLINVVDASNLERNLYLTLQLLELGIPCVVALNMLDIAEKQAIRIDIDALAARLGCPVVPLVSTRGRGIESLKLAIDRKQPNEKNELVHYPQILLQEAKKLAEDMPQEMPVTQRRWLALQMLEGDIYSLAYAGNATDKLDAARARLAETVEDPALLIADARYQSIASICDAVSNSLTAEPNRLTVAMDKIILNRYLGLPIFMLVMYLMFLLAINIGGALQPIFDGGSVAIFIHGIQWLGYTLHFPEWLTIFLAQGIGGGINTVLPLVPQIGMMYLFLSFLEDSGYMARAAFVMDRLMQSLGLPGKSFVPLIVGFGCNVPSVMGARTLDAPRERLMTIMMAPFMSCGARLAIFAVFAAAFFGQQGALVVFSLYILGIVMAILTGLMLKHTIMRGEASPFVMELPVYHVPHLKSLILQTWQRLKGFVLRAGKVIVIVSIFIGALNSFSFSGKTVDSINDSALASVSRVLTPLLKPIGVHDDNWQATVGLFTGAMAKEVVVGTLNTLYTAEDIHNDEFDAASFNLLDELGAAADETWQGLKNTFSLSVLANPIEASKGDGEMSSGPMGVMSSKFGSEAAAYSYLIFVLLYIPCISVMGAIARESSRGWMTFSVLWGLNIAYSLSTLYYQSVTFSEHPQFSLVCILAVILFNVLLLGGLRRARSRVDVSLLATRKTPSSCCQSSTGDCH
- the feoC gene encoding [Fe-S]-dependent transcriptional repressor FeoC, translating into MASLIDIRNALALQGRLEAKQISQQLATPLPLVAAMLDRLEAMGKAMRISEDPSSCLTGSCKSCPEGKKCARELWALR
- the bioH gene encoding pimeloyl-ACP methyl ester esterase BioH; translation: MSELWWQTKGEGKRDLVLLHGWGLNAEVWHNIESELGSQFRLHLVDLPGYGRSKGFGALTLEEMADIVLAKAPECATWLGWSLGGLVASQAALARPERVSALVTVASSPCFTAAEDWPGIKPDVLAGFQQQLSEDFQRTVERFLALQTLGTETARQDARLLKTVVLEQPMPDVAVLNGGLEILRTADLRQEFSHSAIPHLRLYGRLDGLVPRKVVPLLDVLWPQSSSVIFDKAAHAPFISHPAEFCQALLAWGQQRHS
- the gntX gene encoding DNA utilization protein GntX, which codes for MLTIPGRCWLCRLPLARPTWGICSCCTTSLLQPLACCLQCGLPALSGHLPCGRCLQRAPEWDTMAYVTDYLPPLSTLIHHLKFTGTPSLAPALARLLLLRILAARREGSLQLPDAILSVPLHHTRAWRRGYNQSALIATPLSHWLGLEHYPSAIKRIRSSPAQHTLTAKERKRNLKGIFRVEIPVAGRHMAIVDDVVTTGSTVAEIARLLKRQGAATVQVWCLCRTL
- the nfuA gene encoding Fe-S biogenesis protein NfuA, producing MIRISDAAQSHFAKLLANQEEGTQIRVFVINPGTPNAECGVSYCPPDAVEATDTALPFEQLTAYVDELSAPYLEDAEIDFVTDQLGSQLTLKAPNAKMRKVSDDAPLMERVEYMLQATVNPQLAGHGGRVTLMEITDEGFAILQFGGGCNGCSMVDVTLKEGIEKQLLAEFPELKGVRDLTEHQRGEHSYY